ataaacaagatctagttggatcccagccgatcaagatgtgtgcacaaatcacgagatacgaaaaccaataagaaaaatcatcttgttcttcaaattttcaattgccttcttatgtacctgcacaccacaaacttgaatccacttatgatcgatcacacacagaacgaagtctgttaacaatagacgATCACAagttgtttttagatctaaaaatAGTTCTAaggatcccgtcaatactttcaTCTAATTTGAGTGACCTACGAGACGAGATATATGTTTCATCTACGAGACGAGATATATGTATTTTATCATTGTTTTCATCTTTGATGTAGTCGAAGACGAAGTATTCATTCGTGTTATGTTAACGAAATCAAgttgtttccttcaaaaaaacaaaataaaaaaaaacaaatttaaataaatttgaaAGTACCGTACTACCCTTGTGGGCTTGCccagaaaataaattaaaaaaacgaAATTCCGGAAAAAGAATTAAACATACAATGAGTGATCGAAGCAAACCCAGAAAACCGAAAAAACAAGGGCgatcttcttttccttctccatcttcaacatcatcttcttcctctttctcttctcttcttccattatcttcatcatcttcagatgGAGAAAACTTAACCCTGAAGAACCCATCATTCTTAATCTATCAATTAAATTCAAAAATGGGTAGAAAATCTCCTTGTCTTAAACCAACCCTAGTCACAATTCTTACATTTGTAGCCTTGTATGCATTCTTCAATACTTTTCTTACACCTATAAACCCTAATCCGTTATCATTTGAATCATCATCGAATTCACCTTTCTCAATcttatcttcctcttcttcttcttttagttCCCCTCCTCCTGTTAAAGTTTATCTATACGATCTGCCGAGAAAATTTACTTATGGTGTTGTTGAGAGTTATCTAAAAGCTCGTGATCCTTCCATTGCAATTCCTGTTGATGATGTTTCAAATCTTAAGTATCCAGGGAATCAACATTCTGCGGAATGGTggttattctcggatttgattaAGGAAGATCGGTACGGTTCTCCgattgttagggttttggatccagAAGATGCTGATTTATTTTATGTACCATTCTTTTCGTCTTTGAGTCTGGTTGCCAATCCAATTAGACCAGTTAGTGGTGTCAATGTGAATAGTAATGTCGGTGGTAGTGTTTACAGTGATGAAGAAATGCAACAAAGTTTGATGGATTGGTTAGAAGAACAAATTTATTGGAAGAGGAATAATGGGTGGGATCATGTTTTTATATGTCAAGATCCAAATGCACTCTATAAAGTTATTGATAGGATTAAGAATGGGATTTTGTTAGtttcagattttggaagattAACAAGGGATCAGGCTTCTTTGGTTAAAGATGTTATTTTACCTTATTCTCATCGGATTAATCCTTTTAAAGGTGAAATTGGGGTGGAGAGGAGGAATTCACTGTTGTTCTTCATGGGAAATCGGTATCGAAAGGAGGTAAGCTGCTCTTCTtttgacatttttattttttgaatgttGCTCTTCAGTTTTGAATATATGAAGTTTAACTATATTAGGCCTTTGGATTTCTGTTGGGGAACGGAAATTTAACATGAAAACACTTGACAGCTTGAATTGAACCAATCAAGCAACAAACTCCCTGAACAATTATAATTATATACAAACCTACAAACCTCTTTTGGAAAAAAATATGTTTTATAGAACATAATGTTGATTTAATCGCAACCTTTTTTAGCTGTTTATTAGAGCTGCATTTGTTATTATTATGTTTGTTTGGGAATGAAAAATGTGATATATACTGATTGGGTTCGTTCTGCAACCTATAATGTGATACCAGTCACAATCTTTCTATCTTGTATTAGCTGCAATGTGTTGGTTTTCTTCGGAAATGGAAATAGAAAGAAAGTAGTATTCTGTTCATCGAAGGGTGATATCCCGATTTCCGAGCTTTAACATACCAATGATCCTAATGAAGTTGAAGTTTGTAATATAGCTGTCTGTCGTAATCATGCTGAAGGTCCTGTGTCGTGTACCAATTTAAACCGTCACATACTTCCACACACCTTTCTGCTCTCTGGGGTGATTGTTTATATTACTATGCTTTTGCGTGATCATAGGTTTTACTTCCTCAGGAATTATATAGTTGATTAATTTCTCAAAGGCCAAACAATCATGCTTTTCTTTGTGATGTTACGTTGAACCCGTGCCTTAGATGAGTATGAGGTGGTGAAATGTGTACTTTCCGTTGGCACTCCTTTGCGTGTATAGGAAGCCTGCCCTTTCATACTTGCAAATAACTGTGTGAATTTCTTAAAAATGAAATCTATGCATATGTTCAGAAATAGTAAGAAAAATGGTTGGAAGCTTTATGTTCATGTCTCACTTGTAAGAGCAGTCCTTCATCGTGGAGACTTATTGGTGTTGCATAGCGTAGTTATGTACACATATGGTCTCTGTGATTCTTTACCAGCTGTTCACTTTGGTTTTATTTCCTTTAGCTTTGGATATGTAATAACCTTCTAGTAGGCCATATTCAATATATGTATTTATTACATAAATTTATGGACCACGTCTGTctagtttatttattatttgtagATATTAATTATCTACGTGGACTAGTTTTCCTCAGACATATGTCTTCACAAGTGAGCACTCGCGAATAATGACTTGCTTTATTAAAAGGCCCTGGATGTCTTCCTCCTCAAGTGTTCAAATTTTTTTGTAGAAGAATTTGTGATGTGGGTGTTCTGAGAGTTGGAtctctttcttcttttaaaaGAATAGTTGTTAGAAATAGTGGAAGTTTGAATTAGTACGAAACATTTAGGCATTATTTGCTAGTGGCAAGGTTAGTGGAAGTTTGAATTTGTTTGGCCTCAATTATTTGGTAACTATGTGTGTTGTCGTATAGCAAATGTAATTGTAATTGCATCACTTGGAACATTCTTGTCATTTGTAAGTACGCCTTTCTGTGAAACAAACTTCTGATAGGGGTATCGCTCTTGCTAAGCCTCCTTACAGCAGGGCTGCAGTCAGCATTATGTTAGCTAGTAAGTGACTTCCGTATGAAACTTGGAGAGAGGAGATATGTTTGATTATCGCAAGCTTGGTGTCATGAACAACACCAAGCTCTTTCTGTTGTTCATTGTATACGTGATCACTTTGCACGGCTGATGTGCACCTAACAGCCAAACAGGGAGCCATTTCTTCCTAGTCGTTCATTGAGTAATGGGCTTCTGTCACATGAATCCTCCTGGTTGGCAAGCAGCTGGCCAACAAAGGCGTGCAACCGACAAGAAACATGCTATCTACAGATGGCATTCATTCTCACTGTAGTCAGGCTCTTGCAGTATATAGGGTCTCTGACACTTTTTTCTGATGGATATTTAGAATGCATACAGTCATACTCATCTGCCGGAACTCATTGCTTTTAGGAATAGTATCATTGCAGTTAAAATTTATTTTGTTGATGGACAGAGCTCGTACAGAGCTTCTTTGCGGGCTCTGATATGTATATTGCCTCTTGAATATGCATAGCATAGGATCACATTTTGATCAAATGGAGTTATTGACATCTATTTGAGTTCTGTTTTTAGAAACTGTTAGTAAGTTGATATAACTGAGTAGTAGTAAAGCACCGACATTCTTATTATACTCTCTGGTCATGGGTATTATGTTTCTTACATATAAAAAGCTGCTAATGCTCAACTTATTTTAGGGTGGCAAAGTTCGTGACCTCCTTTTCCAAGTGCTTGAAAGTGAGGAAGATGTCATTATAAAACATGGTGCACAGTCCAGGGAAAGTCGACGTATGGCAACACAAGGGATGCATTCTTCAAAGTTCTGCTTACATCCTGCTGGAGATACACCCTCAGCCTGCAGACTGTTTGATGCCATAGTCAGCTTGTGCATTCCAGTGATTGTCAGTGACCAGATTGAGTTGCCCTTTGAAGATGCGATAGACTACAAAAAAATTGCTATCTTTGTAGACTCGGACACTGCAGTAAAACCAGGTCATCTTACTAAAATGTTAAGAAAAATAAGAACCGAGAAGATTCTGGAATACCAGCGAGAGCTTAAAGAGGTGAGCAGTATTTTCATAGTTCTGGTTTGTTTATTGATGAATTCTAATATGTCGGGGCATACGTTATGTGTTAGTCCATTTTTCATAGTCACTAAAAGTTATTTTATAATCTTTAGCTATTGCTACAATGACTTTAACTCGTTAATACCATCATATATGCCTTTTAAAATGTTGTCCAACCTTTTTGGAGTACCTTCTGTCACTAATTCTCGGCCACTATGCTGTTAATACAGGCATTAGACTCATATGCACTTGGTTCACTTCATGCTCCTCATCTTTGCAGTAGTTCTTATATTCATCACTTATTAATGTCGGTAACCGCATTGTTCATGTTCATAGCTTCAAATTATCATTAAACGTCTTTAGGCTGACTAAGTAACTCTGATCCTCGAGAGTCCGAGGCATAGAAAGCCTGGGGCATTTTCGGTTCAAATAAATTCATGTTGTTGTTTAGAGCAAGGAAATAGATGTTGGTGGTCTTTGCACTGGTGATTTAGCGACGGACGCGAGGTAGTGCCTGTCCAGTCTCATTTCAGTTAGAGGGTCATACGTCATAAGTAATTTTTGTGGGTCAGATATTAGTCACTGGGTTTCACAGGTTAATACCTATCTCGCAATACTAAATTCGTCATGATCCTGCTAAATCTGGGGATCAGAAAAGCTGCGTGTTAATAAGTGTTTATTTATACTTTTGTCTGCGTTAGAGTTCATATTTTTGTCTTCGCTGCAGTAGTTGAAACTTTAAACTGTGAGGTCTCAAGGGAccaattttaaaaacaaaataaaataaagagtgcTGAAAATTTGTAGTTGGTCACAATGTTGAGTCAAGTTCAAGATATCCTGACAAGAATTTGATTAATTTCTCTTGTTATGTGTTCCACAGGTAAAGAGATACTTTGAGTATGATGATCCAAATGGAACAGTGAATGAGATATGGCGCCAAGTTACTCTGAAGCTTCCCCTAGTAAAACTGATGATTAACCGTGACAAGCGTCTTGTAAGAAGAGAGCTAAGTGAACCAGACTGCTCTTGTCTTTGTTCCAACAAGACAGGGGCCCGACCCACATTTGATATTTTAAAAAATCAATGAACAAGCACCAGTTTACTTAGTGTAGAGCTTTAAGTATAGTCATTCAATAGTAGCAGAAGTTCTAATCCTCTCTCGTTCCAATACATTATCACCAGATCAAGATTTGATACGAATACATAACCTTAATTCTTCTTCATCGAGCCACCAGAATATGCAGCACGTCCCTCAAGTTTCTCATGTTTCATTGCAGGGTATAAATGCAGTTTCCTTGGTTGATATACAACAAAATAAGGGTTCGTCTCTGTTTTCCCCCAGGCACTTCCCATAGATATTGAAGGCACTCctgttttctttttagtttttcgtTATAAAATAGATCTTTTACTTCCTGTATTATTAGTTTCCGGGTTTTTGTTAGTGTAATTCACAGCGAAGGCTGACTTTAGCAACAGATGGAGAATGAGATTGTTTGTTGTAATATAGTCTTTGTATAGGCCAGACGATAAACCGAGATAAACGATAAGAATATAGATGATATTATTGATTTTGCATCAGTCTGTTAGTCGATTTTGGTCCATATTCAACCATTCAAGTTATATATCTCAGCTTCAGGTTGTCTTATGTCTCTTATTCTATTAGGGCATCTATATGGGAACCATCGGAAAATCAAATTTGATGGGCCAGGTAGCATGCCTAACTGGATGTTGGGCAGTGAATAATgtagaatgatttttttttttagggatcatggtttttttgaggggaccatgattttattaagccaccctccctatagttataaggggtgttctAAAGCGCTGAAATGATTaatctacccttaacctaatttaatttaaaaccaatctaataaccacctatatataaccaccacctcctcccaccaccatcgcccaccaccgccgattaccaacaccaccacctccaattatcaccaccaccaaccactgattaccaccacctcctcctcccaccaccaccacctccaattatcaccaccaccaaccaccgattaccaccacctcctcctcccaccaccaccacccaccaccgccgattaccaccaccgccgattatcaccactaccaaccaccgattaccaccaccacctccgattaccaccaccaccaaccaccaccacctctctctatatatatataacttaatttaaaaacattaacaaagatattctcacaaacccattacttgtcattcgtttttggttgaataaatgagaagtaatcatcaaaatgagctgaaaatggaagttgcagagaggtttaatggaggtttttcagagaaaagttcggttatcacgaattaattttttcttaaccgaactcagagttcggttgattcgcaaaaaatacttttaaccgaactccttgtattagaacaacacaagttcataagttcggttccttcgcaaaataaggatatcaccgaactttagtttacgaaaataacgagaagtccataagttcggttcgttcgcaaaaatgttactatacctttgaaacttcgtaaccgaactctacctaattcgccaagaaataaatctcgtagtaaccgaacgtttgcctaattgcatatatgcatatataagcccagttcggttggttcgaaaaatatgttgaagtttgcgaaccaacctaacttctaatactaggttacttttaacctgcagttcggttgggaacttggttgcgttgaagtttgcgaattaa
This is a stretch of genomic DNA from Papaver somniferum cultivar HN1 chromosome 1, ASM357369v1, whole genome shotgun sequence. It encodes these proteins:
- the LOC113279802 gene encoding probable arabinosyltransferase ARAD1 codes for the protein MSDRSKPRKPKKQGRSSFPSPSSTSSSSSFSSLLPLSSSSSDGENLTLKNPSFLIYQLNSKMGRKSPCLKPTLVTILTFVALYAFFNTFLTPINPNPLSFESSSNSPFSILSSSSSSFSSPPPVKVYLYDLPRKFTYGVVESYLKARDPSIAIPVDDVSNLKYPGNQHSAEWWLFSDLIKEDRYGSPIVRVLDPEDADLFYVPFFSSLSLVANPIRPVSGVNVNSNVGGSVYSDEEMQQSLMDWLEEQIYWKRNNGWDHVFICQDPNALYKVIDRIKNGILLVSDFGRLTRDQASLVKDVILPYSHRINPFKGEIGVERRNSLLFFMGNRYRKEGGKVRDLLFQVLESEEDVIIKHGAQSRESRRMATQGMHSSKFCLHPAGDTPSACRLFDAIVSLCIPVIVSDQIELPFEDAIDYKKIAIFVDSDTAVKPGHLTKMLRKIRTEKILEYQRELKEVKRYFEYDDPNGTVNEIWRQVTLKLPLVKLMINRDKRLVRRELSEPDCSCLCSNKTGARPTFDILKNQ